The Mercurialis annua linkage group LG2, ddMerAnnu1.2, whole genome shotgun sequence genome contains a region encoding:
- the LOC126669506 gene encoding ABC transporter G family member 10: MELPVTSPVSGGRKISYRLETRNLSYKLCSKFDELNWFCFGKKTNDKFILKEVSCEARPGEITAIAGPSGAGKTTLLEILAGRISCRDVSDRVFVNELPMEAKHFRRLSGYVTQDDALFPLLTVQETLMYSALLRLPGGRKEADNRVKILMKEFGLDHIADSRIGELGSNCGISGGERRRVSIGVDLVHDPVVILIDEPTSGLDSASALHVMTLLKSMAVHQGKTIILTIHQPGFRILELFDRIVLLSNGFVMHNDSLHFLQEKLQFMGHRVPRRVNVLEFAIDVIESLDVEKSRFPSMRNKGRSIHQEKQLIRYPNSIFKEVIILGQRFCSNIFRSKQLFGTRVIQAIVAGLVLGTIFLNIGNKTGAISLQTRLGFFAFSLTFLLSSTTEGLPIFLQERRILMRETSRGGYRICSYVLSNTLIFIPFLLLVSLLYSTPVYWLVGLRKDMDGYLYFALIVWMVLLMSNSLVACFSALVPNFIMGTSVISGLMGSFFLFSGYFISKNRIPSYWIFMHYLSFFKYPFECFLINEYGGDHGTRKCLEFDEKGGCYLNGIGFLRQQDLKESQKWSNLGVMLSFIVGYRVVCYLVLWYRHYRNR, from the coding sequence ATGGAATTACCCGTGACATCGCCGGTTTCCGGTGGTCGGAAAATTTCATATAGACTAGAAACAAGAAATTTATCTTACAAGTTATGTAGCAAATTTGATGAGctaaattggttttgttttggtaaGAAAACAAATGATAAATTCATCCTCAAGGAAGTTAGCTGTGAAGCTAGGCCCGGAGAGATTACTGCAATTGCTGGTCCTAGTGGCGCAGGGAAGACCACATTGCTAGAGATTCTTGCCGGACGGATTTCTTGCCGCGACGTGTCGGATCGAGTTTTTGTAAATGAATTGCCCATGGAGGCAAAACATTTTAGAAGATTATCTGGATATGTCACTCAAGATGATGCCTTATTTCCATTACTTACGGTCCAAGAAACACTCATGTATAGCGCACTTCTAAGACTTCCAGGAGGGAGAAAAGAGGCTGATAATAGAGTGAAAATCCTAATGAAGGAATTTGGACTAGATCATATTGCAGATTCAAGAATTGGAGAGCTCGGGTCGAATTGTGGAATCTCGGGTGGCGAAAGGAGAAGAGTTTCGATTGGAGTTGATTTAGTTCATGATCCTGTTGTTATCTTGATTGATGAACCAACTTCTGGTTTGGATTCAGCTTCAGCTCTTCATGTAATGACTTTATTAAAATCAATGGCAGTTCATCAAGGTAAGACTATCATTTTAACTATTCATCAACCTGGTTTTCGAATCCTCGAGCTGTTTGATCGAATTGTTTTGCTTTCGAATGGATTCGTTATGCATAATGATTCCCTCCATTTCCTCCAAGAAAAGCTTCAATTCATGGGGCATCGTGTTCCCCGCCGTGTCAATGTTCTTGAATTCGCCATAGATGTTATAGAAAGCTTAGATGTGGAGAAATCTCGATTTCCCAGTATGCGAAACAAGGGTAGATCAATTCATCAAGAAAAACAACTTATTCGCTATCCGAATTCTATATTCAAGGAGGTAATTATACTAGGGCAAAGATTTTGCAGCAATATCTTCAGAAGCAAGCAACTATTTGGTACAAGAGTAATACAAGCAATAGTAGCAGGATTAGTACTTGGAACTATTTTCTTGAATATAGGGAATAAAACCGGAGCGATTTCTTTACAAACTCGACTCGGATTCTTCGCTTTCAGTTTAACATTCTTGCTATCTTCAACAACAGAAGGATTGCCAATTTTCTTGCAGGAGAGAAGAATACTAATGAGAGAAACTTCAAGAGGAGGTTATAGAATTTGCTCTTATGTTTTATCAAACACATTAATATTTATTCCATTCTTATTACTAGTCAGTCTTCTCTATTCTACACCAGTTTATTGGCTAGTTGGATTAAGGAAGGACATGGATGGATATCTCTACTTTGCCCTTATAGTATGGATGGTCCTATTGATGTCAAATTCATTGGTAGCATGTTTTAGTGCATTAGTGCCTAATTTCATCATGGGTACATCAGTAATTTCAGGGTTAATGGggtctttttttctattttcaggCTATTTCATATCAAAAAATAGAATTCCTAGCTACTGGATTTTCATGcattatttgagtttttttaagtaTCCATTTGAATGTTTCTTGATAAATGAGTATGGAGGAGATCATGGGACCAGGAAGTGCTTAGAATTTGATGAGAAAGGAGGATGTTATTTGAATGGAATTGGGTTCTTGAGGCAGCAAGATTTGAAGGAGTCACAAAAATGGAGCAATTTAGGTGTAATGTTGAGTTTTATTGTTGGATATAGAGTGGTATGTTATTTAGTTTTGTGGTATAGACATTATAGAAACAGATAA
- the LOC126667120 gene encoding aquaporin NIP1-2-like — MAEISENGNNHGVILDVKDENLPPSSKHSILSFSVPFMQKLIAEAVGTYFLIFAGCSCIVVNMNFDKVVTLPGIALVWGSAVMVLIYCVGHISGAHFNPAVTLAFATSKRFPWKQVPAYIVCQVAASTLAAGTIRLIFTGKQDHFTGTLPAGSDMQSFVVEFIITFYLMFVMSGVATDNRAIGELAGLAIGATILLNVIFAGPISGASMNPARSLGPAIVSHKYEGLWIYIVSPIMGAQAGAWVYNIIRYTDKPLREITKSTSFLRNAGRVLDISH, encoded by the exons ATGGCAGAAATCTCAGAAAATGGTAATAATCATGGAGTTATTTTGGATGTCAAAGATGAGAATCTCCCACCATCTTCTAAACATTCAATCTTGAGCTTCTCTGTACCTTTCATGCAAAAG TTGATAGCTGAGGCAGTGGGTACATACTTTTTGATATTTGCGGGATGTTCATGCATTGTTGTAAATATGAACTTTGACAAAGTGGTGACACTTCCTGGGATTGCATTAGTTTGGGGCTCAGCTGTGATGGTTTTGATTTATTGTGTTGGTCATATTTCTGGTGCCCATTTCAACCCTGCTGTCACCCTTGCTTTTGCTACCAGTAAAAGATTTCCCTGGAAGCAG GTGCCAGCTTATATAGTATGCCAAGTTGCTGCTTCGACATTAGCTGCCGGAACAATTCGGTTAATTTTTACGGGCAAGCAGGATCACTTTACGGGAACGTTGCCGGCAGGATCGGATATGCAATCCTTTGTGGTTGAGTTCATAATCACATTCTATCTCATGTTTGTGATGTCCGGTGTCGCCACTGATAATCGAGCT ATTGGTGAACTTGCCGGACTTGCAATTGGCGCAACCATTCTCCTGAATGTGATATTTGCAGG GCCGATTTCAGGTGCATCAATGAACCCAGCAAGAAGCCTGGGACCAGCAATTGTATCACATAAGTACGAAGGGTTGTGGATATATATAGTGTCTCCAATTATGGGTGCACAAGCTGGTGCATGGGTTTATAACATCATTCGATACACTGATAAACCTTTGAGAGAGATCACAAAGTCTACTTCTTTCCTCAGGAACGCAGGACGTGTGCTTGACATTTCACACTAA